Proteins from one Gimesia maris genomic window:
- a CDS encoding bifunctional 4-hydroxy-2-oxoglutarate aldolase/2-dehydro-3-deoxy-phosphogluconate aldolase, producing the protein MSRHADLTQVLDRGAVAIIRASSGELLVDVSKAIYAGGLDVIEVTFTVPGVLDILAQTKRELGDKILLGAGTVLDTESARAAILAGAEFIVTPTVNTDVIDLCNRYDKLIMTGAFTPTEVLMAWEAGADIIKVFPAFVGGPAYLKALHGPLPQIPLMPTGGVDLETLPAYLKAGACAVGLGSSLVTSQMVEAGDLDGIQKLTAEYMGKIKELRKG; encoded by the coding sequence ATGAGTCGTCATGCAGATTTAACGCAGGTTTTAGATCGTGGTGCGGTCGCTATTATTCGTGCCTCCTCGGGAGAATTACTGGTTGATGTCTCCAAAGCAATTTATGCCGGCGGACTGGATGTAATCGAAGTTACGTTTACCGTGCCTGGTGTGCTCGACATTCTGGCACAGACCAAACGGGAGTTGGGCGATAAGATCCTGCTGGGAGCGGGAACCGTGCTTGATACGGAATCAGCCCGGGCAGCAATTCTTGCCGGTGCGGAATTCATTGTGACTCCCACCGTGAATACCGATGTCATCGATTTATGCAACCGGTATGACAAACTGATTATGACGGGGGCTTTCACGCCGACGGAAGTCTTAATGGCCTGGGAAGCAGGCGCAGATATTATTAAAGTCTTTCCTGCTTTTGTGGGAGGACCCGCCTATCTGAAAGCACTGCATGGTCCTCTGCCCCAGATCCCACTGATGCCCACCGGAGGCGTCGATCTGGAAACCCTGCCTGCTTATCTCAAAGCCGGTGCCTGTGCTGTGGGACTGGGCAGCTCACTGGTCACTTCACAAATGGTTGAAGCGGGTGATCTGGATGGCATTCAGAAGTTGACCGCTGAGTATATGGGTAAAATTAAAGAGCTGCGCAAAGGGTAA